TATCACAAGATATTCAAAGTCAAAAAAAACCTAATTAATACAGAAAATGTGTGtcatgtacaaaaaaaaaccttctactCACCATATGTTTCGCTAACCCCTTCCAGCACCCCACTGGTGGTACGTCTGGTTTTCCGGATCGGTTGGCCGAGGATGGTGAAATTGCCGAGGTCGATCTGCTTCACAAACAGAAAGTATACCTTTCCCTGTTCCAGCTCCTCCCGAACGATTCCCCGCTCGCGATAGGTCTCCCGGTAGATGTCGCACTCGCTAAAGTTACGATAGGAGAACTGCAAACGCACATTGTTGGGCAGGTAGAATTTGGTGTGCTTCTTGTGAATGGTTACAATCTCGAAGGTTACGGAGAAATTAGCCCGCCGATCGCTGCTCATTGATTTGACCTTGCCCTCGAAAACAACGGGAGCGTCAAAGGCGAGTGTCGCAGGATCCCGCGCCGAGCAGTACCGGCGGCCCGGTCCAATACTACCGGGCCCCCCGGTTCGTCGGGGAATTTGGTTGTTACTTTGGGCGGCAACTGATGTGGGCGCGGAAGGACGGGCCGAGTCCCGCCGGTTGCGATTAGTTGCTGCTTCTTCGGGTGATGCTGCGAGGCGCAGCCGATGAGCAAGTCGGCGCGCTCGTTTTTGGCTCATACGAAGCTTCCATTGGCGTTGCAAATGTTCCTCTGCTTGGGCGGCGTTTTCAACGCTAATACTAGCACTGCTATTGCTGCTATTACTTTTGGTACTAATAATACTACTACTGCTACTGTTAACGTTATTGTGACTATCTTGGTTTGCAGTGAATTGACTTAGGCTAGCTGGCAGAATTGGCAGTTGGGACTGCTTTTGTTCTCTCGAGTACGTGGGATTTATCAGCTGTTTATTTGCGTTTGCTACAAGCGCACGATTAGCGTAATTAATTGGATGATGAACGCTTAATTGGCGGTCCACTTGAACTAGGGGCAACCGGCGATCAGTGCTGGTAGTTTTGCTAATGGATTTGGTTAAGTATTGAGTGGCGTGCTTCCGCTGCGTCGACGATTCTGGAGTGAATGGCCACTGCCTTGGCCGCCGCTGGTAAGGACTCGTAGAGTCCACTAACTCACTAGTATCACTTGTGGAACCCGCTGCTTGGTTAGAATTTTCATTGGCAAACAGCTCCAATATACTATTTCTCCTACCATTACTAAAACTACCAATACTATTTATGCTACTAGCATACGACGAGGATGGTGCCAAGTGCATCGTGGCTGCACTTTCACACCGACAGAATATCCACACGAGAATCGCTAGCCATGAGAACATCAAATATTTAATGGGATTCCATTTGCGCAAGTACATGGCGTCCGACGTTCGTGTACTGGGGTTGCTGCCTAGGTCCTAAGCATCAACCGCCTGTGATGGAAGGGGCCGAACCTCTTTCAACTCTTCCACTAAATCTCAAGGAAGAATACACCACGCTGTGTGGTGAGCTGGGGCCCTGGAGAATCCCCAGTAGTTACAATCTAGAATATATGGTTTGCACGAGCTTCGAACCCCTTTTTAAGGCGCCTCTCGGTAACGGTTGGCTcgaaatttcaatattaatttaaacTTCTTTGTTGACCTACACTGACGTATGTCAATTATTTTCTTCATGGTTTAACCTAGTAATAGAACACTTCTAACGAAACGAATAGCCAAGCTGAACAGATTCTAATCACTTTGTCGACTAGCGCTTTATTCTCATTTCattctatgttattatttttttttttgcacactaATGTCGAGATGGAAATTTTCTCGAATTACTTTCACGCTTTTCCAGCGTGGCTACATACTTCAATCTACTGTTTTCACTCATCACTTGGCTGATTGGACAGCTAAAATATTTCATAAGATATTATTCCGGATCATTTGATGCTATACATTTGGCTCCAATTCGAGAAGTATTTGTCTTCGTTTAGGTCAATctggaaagaagaaaaaacaatttgtTTCAGTCAGAATacttttctattttattttatgttgGGTATGGGTTCATTTCTTCGGTATTATGTTTGAGAGACGGTTTGAGgtattttttctgaaacaaGAGTAAAATATACGAGAAGCAAATACACAGTTTTATCTATGCACTGTTCACGTCTTCAAACTCTTCAGAAGAATGTGATGTAAGGGATTTCTTTTAAGTTGTCAGAACAGCTTCAATTAAtcgaataccttattttatTTCCTAGCTTAATAATGTTCGCTATATGTCATCattaaattgttttttattttattttatcagaCAGTCTCAGTTCAATTGAGGCAATCCGCAATCCgctgaaagttgataaacgctcatcttatttcctaacaagaataagacatctattaagtgttttggtcgaaaaattattcaagattaccttagcatgggttccctctcattgctcgattctgggaaatgagaaagcggactcgctagctaaggtgggcgcttcagaaggcacactttttgaaaggcaaattgcttataacgaatttttcctcgtcagtacacactcgtaagttggcagcgcatgtggagtgaagaagagttcggtcgttggttacacacgattatccctaaggtctcgacgaataCATGGTTCAAGGAATTGGATATccgtcgtgatttcattcgcgtgatatctcggcttatgtccaatcactacaacctaaacgcgcatctctatcgcattgggctcgcagcaaacaatctttgtgattgtggcgatggctaccacgacatcgagcatgttgtctggtcatgtagggtaacacggggtgagttggtcatacggggtgatttggaccaccccattatctcaaaaagtacgactCTACTAGGATTTTTTATAACGTAAACTTCTTTCAttaatgaaccgtatgtaactaacgtaaaaaacttTGCTAAAATCCGACAGGTGAAATGAAATGGTAACATGAACACAGCCAGCacattgattgtcaaaaaatgtgaattttccgatggtgggtttttcccgctgattaaacaaacttttcgtgtattgtgcagtaaagttctgttcgtctacagaagaggaacaattgcagcgaaactgtaagtttgataacaataaatgaaattaattgcattttaatttttgcatattGTGTGGgatgacatggacacgttttgtggggtgaattggtcctacagatttgaggtttttcttttgTCTAATTGATTcaagatgccgctgaattacaaaaagaggatgggcagacaacgttggaataaggaggagcttgaaagagcaacgcaggccatcgagaacggattttctttgaccaagcatcgaaagtgtttgaaaatgctcgaacaacagtgaaaaaatccatgcagaattcgagattgtctcaatctaattttttttggtcTGGAAActagccaagacacctggtatcgattccagaacactgttactgattgaaacattattccaaaatactttacataaacataagttttttttcgatgaaacacacactggatcaaatcaccccacagacgttccaaatcaccccgcatcaaattttaatgtccaaaaatcatctcttttattttatgatatatgtggtagtttaaagcttgatataatgattaaacattattgattgagagaaaacaagtgtagctcagtatacaatgtgacattttttatttaaaccgtattggtttggaaatattgggcgatttgcttaggtggtccaaattccccccttttcccctatcaggttccatgctgctcgctctagAGCACTgggagcacaaggcagacaatcggatatccccgtccgggatatcttaggtagccgtgatcttcatttatacctgttcctcagaaacgcaaatgtcaacgtttaatgatattTCCTCcattgtgtccctgtttcatatccctactatccgatctataaacttttacttagtcgcggcaatacatacacatactctttacagatgcacgggccgaaggttgtgcagtccactgatcattcaacaagagccaaagattgtaccgctcatgacaactctacacgagctgatgattgtgccggctagcgaccattctatcctggattcctcgagtcgctGCGGGGGcgctgctgattaatggtcagctgcatcccaatagaaagtatcccgtgtcgggcacacgtacagagcattgaagacagcaacatcccaattacgaaaacacttgtaatactaacctcgagccaaccacgagtaatcggttacatattactaacatagataataagaaaacaacaaattgtcaaaatattgaactctctGCCCAGCCAGGCTgtcgccatatgagccttgataaaatatatattttggaaaaaaaacattgaattgATATTTGCTGATTCGATAAAATGGCATTCCAGAAGAATcgattctctctctctctctctgaagATGTACACTAGGGTGActgcgaaaatggtcatgtcaaatttcaaaaaccgaccatgtacattttatttattggcccaaaaaaatgacgtgcaaagtttcagctatacgaattgagtatgatgaatgtgagtgtgaacattgtcaacatatccttatatcccatccttttcctgaaacaaaatgtcacccttctaaactcgagcaagccgcgagtaatcggttctctacttcattaacattagaattaataaaaaatgtttatatatacttgtaactatacagataggagtttggctcctttaaacttatgtaactgagcctgtaaaaataaacgatttaataaaaaaaaagtttcagctcgatcggacatgatttaggggtgcctcaaagcgctcccaaaaggtcgattttcggccaaaaatttgttttcgagatgacaccagatctcgatgtttcattcattttcaagtcattttggcatcgaaaaaaaatcgattttccaaatttcctttacgcccccgctttgaggcacccctaaatcatgttcgattgagctgaaattttgcgcagatattttttttgggccaataaacaaaatgtacatggtcggtttttgaaattcgatgatgatattttttccatacatccattgccaccctaatgtacacaCAAGAAATACGTCTGTGACAAGTAACAATATTTGAATCCAGCTTTATGTGAAACTTTGGAACTAATGGAACACAATCATCGTTTTTTATCATACCAAGACGCATcaaacgtgcaacaacacttGCATAATTTTAAATACagttgtttaccacttcgaataatattttagaatgcatagacatttttgtaatagattatgttcttcgttacaaataaatttgatgaccgtccttttacgtttgatatgatgcctagagctaccaaaatatgtgaacggaaaaaatattaaacgatTATCGTATTTTAAacttccctctgaaattattgctcaTCTCATGtatacgtagttctcgaaccaaaagttcattcacctctagtatctgaaatggcgATTTTCCCGGGCTTCTCaattgaaaagtacgttttagggaaacatattcagGTCTGCACAACCACAAGCGagcacaaaagtactcaacaccaaaatataccctcgacttgcatgtatttgcaaagcggattctcccaggcacattaatgttgatgtccgtgttagggaaacacagctcagtggggaaaaatacccccgacttgcatgttttgacaaatcggattcccccaggcacattgattttgaagtccgtgttaggagaacacagctcggtgggaacaaaaatacccccgactcaCATGTATATGGTtgggtaaactgaccagacgtcccgcgttacgcgggacagtcccgcatttcaacgaaatgtcccgcgtaagattccgtcccgctaaatgtcccgcgatatcaatatatttcaatatcaccattgatcatgttgattttcttaaatggatgaacctcaaaaaaaaaatttatttggtagactgttcaagagcACTTCTAATGCATctaaagattaatacgttgagctggtttcatcgccccgacattgggctttttgtttaaagAGTGTCAACTagaagcagcagcaacaaaattggaaaatgatttttataatagtcccctattgatccgcaggaaccaacgtgagtcagacgaaaagttccaCTTTGGTCCCCTACCTctgtcagggcttaacgttttaaataagccggaagaactagtgcatACTCGAcaagaagaggcagagttgtttgatgcaGTATCGTAAATGAGGCACTGGGCGGTcatacggaagttggccggaacctgaaccatggccgataaaaagatgtatatcggcgtgttattttgccttttcgtggctttggtggtcacctgtctctctattttggccattcgcccaaaagttttctatcgggcgcagctggggaatgttgggaaggttggtggtcttcgcgacaatgtttatctccagccgatccatcctccagtgatcgtGGTATAATGGGCTGATACCAGGATCGGaataaagaccacatcatctTCATAactccggcaggcacttcgtaatatatctccccgttcgccatatgactcgaaagaagaggggcttggacattccttccacgtctgtcagagaaggaccttcttcgagaacttgatgtgaatgatatatctgacgtcatcgcttacctggggaacgtaatgtacccggtcccctgccattcgttgaattcttgcatcaagtacgtctcgtctttcattatgagtacgaaaagaagttcttcacttctttcgccggaaagaaaatttttaccagcacctcaagctactctttctgggtgattgcctgctgctcagatacggcttccgcataaaaatgtccattttggccagattcttctccaccgtttgaccggttgcttcgatctcccggcttaaggagcggcaaagagatgatattgtaaataccagatcggctatatctggcggacacaaagtgcatcaggatgtccaactccttcgctgtggggtggagcttgcagtatggaaaaatcatcaagttgcttgacagtgcttcttcttcttcaatggcactaacgttcctagaggaacttcg
The Toxorhynchites rutilus septentrionalis strain SRP chromosome 2, ASM2978413v1, whole genome shotgun sequence genome window above contains:
- the LOC129765136 gene encoding protein vein isoform X1; translated protein: MYLRKWNPIKYLMFSWLAILVWIFCRCESAATMHLAPSSSYASSINSIGSFSNGRRNSILELFANENSNQAAGSTSDTSELVDSTSPYQRRPRQWPFTPESSTQRKHATQYLTKSISKTTSTDRRLPLVQVDRQLSVHHPINYANRALVANANKQLINPTYSREQKQSQLPILPASLSQFTANQDSHNNVNSSSSSIISTKSNSSNSSASISVENAAQAEEHLQRQWKLRMSQKRARRLAHRLRLAASPEEAATNRNRRDSARPSAPTSVAAQSNNQIPRRTGGPGSIGPGRRYCSARDPATLAFDAPVVFEGKVKSMSSDRRANFSVTFEIVTIHKKHTKFYLPNNVRLQFSYRNFSECDIYRETYRERGIVREELEQGKVYFLFVKQIDLGNFTILGQPIRKTRRTTSGVLEGVSETYGKPPVIYSITSNVTRQEGKRVRLVCKVRGQPPPKVTWFKDKRSINRNVTKYAQVHLKKRSELIIHSVIPSDAGEYECRAKNKYAKISNSTHVRIAAKHTNSKQPKSTHSTEPPYNPRPCRGPGAEHFCLNGGTCIHFEDLQEWACTCPKGFSGNKCENKDIDYHPTTSSKHQDCSYGYGYGGIPECADFPLMDSPVAGPTVPPLYDYEDDGDI
- the LOC129765136 gene encoding protein vein isoform X3, which encodes MYLRKWNPIKYLMFSWLAILVWIFCRCESAATMHLAPSSSYASSINSIGSFSNGRRNSILELFANENSNQAAGSTSDTSELVDSTSPYQRRPRQWPFTPESSTQRKHATQYLTKSISKTTSTDRRLPLVQVDRQLSVHHPINYANRALVANANKQLINPTYSREQKQSQLPILPASLSQFTANQDSHNNVNSSSSSIISTKSNSSNSSASISVENAAQAEEHLQRQWKLRMSQKRARRLAHRLRLAASPEEAATNRNRRDSARPSAPTSVAAQSNNQIPRRTGGPGSIGPGRRYCSARDPATLAFDAPVVFEGKVKSMSSDRRANFSVTFEIVTIHKKHTKFYLPNNVRLQFSYRNFSECDIYRETYRERGIVREELEQGKVYFLFVKQIDLGNFTILGQPIRKTRRTTSGVLEGVSETYGKPPVIYSITSNVTRQEGKRVRLVCKVRGQPPPKVTWFKDKRSINRNVTKYAQVHLKKRSELIIHSVIPSDAGEYECRAKNKYAKISNSTHVRIAAKHTNSKQPKSTHSTEPPYNPRPCRGPGAEHFCLNGGTCIHFEDLQEWACAPRVSPGTSAKTKTSITTQRHPASTRTARTATDMEVFRSVPTSR
- the LOC129765136 gene encoding protein vein isoform X2 produces the protein MYLRKWNPIKYLMFSWLAILVWIFCRCESAATMHLAPSSSYASSINSIGSFSNGRRNSILELFANENSNQAAGSTSDTSELVDSTSPYQRRPRQWPFTPESSTQRKHATQYLTKSISKTTSTDRRLPLVQVDRQLSVHHPINYANRALVANANKQLINPTYSREQKQSQLPILPASLSQFTANQDSHNNVNSSSSSIISTKSNSSNSSASISVENAAQAEEHLQRQWKLRMSQKRARRLAHRLRLAASPEEAATNRNRRDSARPSAPTSVAAQSNNQIPRRTGGPGSIGPGRRYCSARDPATLAFDAPVVFEGKVKSMSSDRRANFSVTFEIVTIHKKHTKFYLPNNVRLQFSYRNFSECDIYRETYRERGIVREELEQGKVYFLFVKQIDLGNFTILGQPIRKTRRTTSGVLEGVSETYGKPPVIYSITSNVTRQEGKRVRLVCKVRGQPPPKVTWFKDKRSINRNVTKYAQVHLKKRSELIIHSVIPSDAGEYECRAKNKYAKISNSTHVRIAAKHTNSKQPKSTHSTEPPYNPRPCRGPGAEHFCLNGGTCIHFEDLQEWACTCPKGFSGNKCENKDIDYHPTTSSKHQDCSYGYGYGAPRRSTPFCVNDTGRSFQQE